A stretch of the Tannerella serpentiformis genome encodes the following:
- a CDS encoding beta-ketoacyl-[acyl-carrier-protein] synthase family protein: protein MYIQKSCRIHDRRVMVDGQTRFEASDGHASGTDFLADAFRSMGIDYRKFYKMDPLSRLGFLAAELILPQPAEADPSGEEMGLICFNSTASLAADRAYQRTIPAGDDFFPSPSDFVYTLPNIVTGEIAIRHHIQGETAFYVLRAFNPETICHIVRETIADADLHRVFVGWIDIDTDRLDARAVLCVDRPHGNSPELTPEALLQLFP from the coding sequence ATGTATATCCAGAAATCCTGTCGCATTCACGACCGCCGCGTTATGGTAGACGGTCAGACGCGCTTCGAAGCCTCCGATGGACACGCTTCCGGAACTGACTTTTTGGCCGATGCGTTCCGAAGCATGGGCATCGATTATCGCAAGTTCTACAAGATGGACCCCCTTTCGCGCCTCGGATTCTTGGCCGCGGAGCTGATCCTCCCGCAGCCCGCTGAGGCCGACCCTTCAGGCGAGGAGATGGGCCTCATCTGCTTCAACAGCACCGCCTCGCTCGCTGCTGATCGGGCTTATCAGCGCACCATCCCCGCGGGCGACGACTTTTTCCCCTCGCCGTCGGACTTTGTCTACACGTTGCCGAACATCGTCACGGGCGAGATCGCGATCCGACATCACATACAGGGCGAGACCGCCTTTTACGTCCTGCGTGCCTTCAACCCCGAGACAATTTGTCACATCGTCCGCGAAACAATCGCCGACGCCGACCTTCATCGCGTCTTTGTCGGGTGGATCGACATCGACACCGATCGCCTTGACGCTCGGGCCGTGCTTTGCGTCGACCGGCCTCATGGAAATAGCCCCGAGCTGACGCCCGAGGCCCTCCTCCAACTGTTCCCCTAA
- a CDS encoding acyl carrier protein, producing MERREIEEKVNDFLVEEMEIEAEKIKPEALLKEDLGLDSLDFVDIVVIVERTFGFKIKPEEMADVKTVGAFYNYIESKL from the coding sequence ATGGAAAGAAGAGAGATAGAAGAGAAGGTGAACGACTTTTTAGTGGAAGAGATGGAGATCGAGGCGGAGAAGATCAAACCTGAGGCCTTGCTGAAGGAGGATCTGGGGTTAGACAGCCTGGATTTTGTGGACATCGTTGTGATTGTCGAGCGCACTTTTGGCTTCAAAATCAAGCCCGAAGAGATGGCCGACGTGAAGACGGTGGGTGCCTTCTACAACTATATCGAATCGAAGCTCTAA
- a CDS encoding DUF6261 family protein produces MQISFHKIKTKNLGVLAQQVIQASKSGTYKLPEEHVLLKKLEDESREYTQAYTKPAYSQKGRSVLAADAARTKAYQRLRAYLKAYGEMPLLADYKDAAELYKVMRRFDIRRMNYAEKSAEMKLLVEELEKPEHAERLKKLKLKPAFDELKALYEGFEDLYAEQASANAALRATPSATAIRRRLERALRDYINLLTAMRSLEGWDMIYGEVNELVKAAAIVYKNDRKKDKVAVAPTDKTEA; encoded by the coding sequence ATGCAGATATCCTTCCACAAAATCAAAACAAAGAACCTCGGAGTGCTGGCACAGCAAGTGATTCAGGCTTCCAAAAGCGGCACGTACAAGTTGCCGGAAGAACACGTGCTGCTCAAGAAGCTCGAAGACGAGTCAAGGGAATACACCCAGGCGTACACGAAGCCCGCCTACAGCCAAAAGGGACGCAGTGTGCTGGCGGCTGATGCGGCGCGCACGAAGGCTTACCAACGGCTTCGAGCCTATCTCAAGGCTTATGGCGAGATGCCGCTGCTGGCTGATTATAAGGATGCCGCGGAGCTGTATAAGGTCATGAGGCGGTTTGATATTCGGCGGATGAACTATGCGGAGAAATCGGCCGAGATGAAGCTGCTGGTCGAGGAACTGGAGAAGCCGGAGCATGCCGAGCGACTCAAAAAGCTGAAGCTAAAACCCGCCTTCGATGAGCTGAAAGCGCTCTATGAGGGCTTTGAGGACCTCTACGCTGAGCAGGCTTCAGCCAACGCGGCCCTGCGTGCCACACCATCGGCCACGGCCATCCGTCGTCGGTTGGAGCGTGCCCTGCGCGACTACATCAACCTCCTGACGGCCATGCGCAGCCTGGAGGGTTGGGATATGATTTATGGCGAAGTCAACGAGCTGGTAAAAGCCGCCGCGATCGTCTACAAGAACGATCGGAAGAAAGACAAAGTGGCAGTCGCCCCAACAGACAAGACCGAGGCATGA
- a CDS encoding acyl-CoA thioesterase has protein sequence MTSPVLQTSKTFDIRFSEVDSMHIVWHGSYALYFEDAREEFGRVFGLSYSSYVENGCYAPLVDLQFSYRQPLRHGERARTVITYRNTPAAKVVFDYAIHRLDEADTLIATGSSTQVFLDLNYQLIWTNPPFYEAWKIRHGQL, from the coding sequence TTGACTTCTCCCGTCCTTCAAACATCCAAGACCTTCGACATCCGCTTCAGTGAGGTCGATTCGATGCACATCGTCTGGCATGGCTCGTACGCCCTCTATTTCGAGGACGCTCGCGAGGAGTTCGGGCGTGTCTTCGGGCTGAGCTATTCGAGCTATGTCGAAAATGGTTGCTACGCCCCGCTTGTCGATCTGCAATTCAGCTACCGCCAACCCCTTCGCCACGGCGAACGCGCTCGCACGGTCATCACCTACCGCAACACGCCCGCGGCCAAGGTGGTCTTTGACTATGCCATCCATCGCCTCGACGAGGCCGACACGCTCATCGCCACTGGCTCCTCCACACAGGTCTTCCTCGACCTCAATTATCAACTGATTTGGACCAATCCCCCTTTTTACGAAGCATGGAAAATCCGTCACGGCCAGCTATGA
- a CDS encoding L-threonylcarbamoyladenylate synthase, giving the protein MLLKIYPNNPNQKDLDRVASTLRDGGLVIYPTDTLYAIGCDALNVRAVERICRIKGVDPQKSKLSIVCHDLSEAGAYTRIDNDAFKLLKRHLPGAFTFILPAGADLPRIYKSRREVGLRIPDNPIALELVRTLGNPLLTMSVHDPASDNEEPEYLTDPELIHEKFDGRVDLVIDGGIGRTEGSTVVDCTASPFTILRQGRGAIDL; this is encoded by the coding sequence ATGCTTCTAAAAATTTACCCCAACAACCCCAACCAGAAGGATCTGGATCGCGTCGCCAGCACCTTGCGTGACGGTGGACTTGTCATCTATCCCACCGACACGCTCTATGCCATCGGTTGCGACGCCCTCAACGTCCGCGCCGTGGAGCGCATTTGCCGCATCAAGGGCGTCGACCCGCAAAAGAGCAAGCTCTCCATCGTCTGCCATGACCTCTCCGAGGCCGGCGCCTACACGCGCATCGATAACGATGCCTTCAAACTCCTCAAGCGCCACCTTCCCGGCGCCTTCACCTTCATTCTGCCCGCCGGCGCCGACCTTCCGCGCATCTACAAAAGCCGACGCGAGGTAGGCCTACGCATCCCTGACAACCCCATAGCCCTCGAGCTGGTCCGCACACTGGGAAATCCCCTCCTCACCATGTCCGTCCACGACCCCGCCAGCGACAATGAGGAGCCGGAATACCTCACCGACCCCGAGCTTATCCATGAAAAGTTCGACGGACGTGTCGACCTCGTCATCGATGGCGGCATCGGCCGCACCGAAGGCTCCACCGTGGTCGATTGCACCGCTTCCCCCTTCACCATCCTGCGCCAAGGTCGAGGCGCCATCGACCTCTGA
- the fabG gene encoding 3-oxoacyl-ACP reductase FabG: MAKYALVTGGSRGIGRAVCLELAAAGYAVLINCRANLEAASEVEAEVRARGGVAEVIPFDVADSAAVDAALEAWEAGHPEDAIEVLVNNAGIRQDAMMIFMQDKDWHEVINASVDGFFYVTRRVLKDMLMRRHGRIINMVSLSGLKGMPGQTNYSAAKAAVIGATKALAQEVARRHVTVNAVAPGFIATDMTKDLDEATLKQTVPAGRFGRPDEVAALVGFLASDRADYITGQVISINGGLL, translated from the coding sequence ATGGCGAAATATGCGTTGGTTACAGGGGGCTCACGAGGCATTGGGCGGGCCGTTTGTCTGGAGTTGGCGGCCGCGGGATACGCGGTGCTGATCAATTGTCGGGCTAACCTCGAGGCGGCATCCGAAGTCGAGGCTGAGGTGAGGGCTCGCGGCGGAGTGGCAGAGGTGATTCCGTTCGATGTGGCCGACTCTGCGGCGGTAGATGCTGCCTTGGAGGCTTGGGAAGCGGGTCACCCGGAGGATGCGATCGAGGTGCTGGTCAACAATGCGGGTATTCGTCAAGACGCGATGATGATCTTCATGCAGGATAAGGATTGGCACGAGGTGATCAATGCCTCCGTCGATGGCTTTTTCTATGTCACCCGCCGCGTGCTGAAGGACATGCTGATGCGCCGCCATGGACGCATCATCAATATGGTCTCCCTGTCCGGTTTGAAGGGTATGCCGGGCCAGACGAACTATTCGGCGGCTAAGGCGGCCGTGATCGGCGCCACGAAAGCCCTGGCGCAGGAGGTGGCGCGGCGTCATGTGACGGTGAATGCCGTCGCCCCGGGCTTTATTGCGACCGATATGACGAAAGATCTGGACGAGGCGACGCTGAAGCAGACTGTCCCTGCGGGGCGTTTCGGTAGGCCGGACGAGGTGGCCGCATTGGTCGGCTTTTTAGCCTCAGACAGGGCCGATTACATCACTGGGCAGGTCATATCTATCAACGGAGGCCTCTTGTGA
- a CDS encoding class I SAM-dependent methyltransferase yields the protein MKMSPALERTFTKDRMRILEAQRRAHEIAFAPVTFQVARLMRKFGLFALLNEARQGLTLEELTERSPALSHYAVQVLLESALTAGMVCCTDDRFVLSKLGWILLTDPLIAVNIDFNHDVNYLGLHRMEQALLEGKPEGLRVFGDWKTIYEGLSELPDPARESWFRFDHFYSDHSFDEALEIVFAQRPKRLLDVGGNTGRWAARCVDYSPDVHVTIMDLPQQLDMVRRQMADRRGADRIEGYAIDLLDVTAPFPTGADAIWMSQFLDCFSEGEITSIIRRAAEAMTDRTRLYVMETLWDRQSNDIAAFCLTQISLYFTVMANGNSKMYHSDDLIRCIHAGGLEVETIHDGLKGGHSILVCRKPAERS from the coding sequence ATGAAAATGTCACCCGCTCTTGAGCGGACTTTTACCAAAGATCGGATGAGGATCCTCGAGGCACAACGGCGAGCACACGAGATCGCCTTTGCGCCAGTCACTTTTCAGGTGGCAAGACTCATGCGCAAGTTCGGTCTCTTCGCTTTATTGAATGAAGCACGCCAAGGCTTGACGCTGGAGGAGCTTACCGAACGCTCCCCAGCGCTTTCGCACTATGCGGTGCAGGTACTTCTTGAGTCGGCCCTCACGGCCGGGATGGTTTGCTGCACAGACGATCGATTTGTGCTCTCAAAGCTGGGCTGGATCCTACTTACAGATCCGCTCATTGCCGTGAACATCGACTTTAACCATGATGTCAACTACCTCGGTTTGCATCGCATGGAGCAGGCGCTCCTTGAAGGTAAGCCAGAAGGCTTGCGCGTGTTTGGCGATTGGAAAACGATCTACGAGGGCCTCTCCGAGTTGCCCGATCCGGCACGTGAAAGTTGGTTCCGCTTCGATCATTTCTATTCGGATCACTCTTTCGACGAGGCATTAGAGATCGTCTTTGCCCAACGACCGAAACGCTTGCTCGATGTAGGTGGGAATACGGGCCGATGGGCCGCACGCTGCGTGGATTATTCCCCCGATGTGCATGTGACAATCATGGATTTGCCGCAACAGCTCGACATGGTGCGCCGTCAGATGGCTGATCGCCGCGGTGCAGATCGCATCGAAGGCTACGCCATCGACTTACTCGACGTTACGGCCCCCTTCCCCACCGGGGCAGACGCTATTTGGATGAGTCAGTTCCTCGATTGCTTCTCGGAAGGTGAAATCACGAGCATCATACGACGTGCCGCGGAGGCGATGACAGATCGCACCCGCCTCTATGTCATGGAAACGCTCTGGGATAGGCAGTCGAACGACATTGCAGCCTTCTGCCTGACGCAGATCAGCCTTTACTTCACCGTCATGGCCAATGGCAACAGCAAGATGTACCATTCCGACGACCTCATACGCTGCATCCACGCGGGCGGACTGGAGGTGGAGACGATCCACGATGGTCTAAAGGGCGGCCACTCGATTCTTGTCTGTCGGAAACCCGCTGAGCGGTCGTGA
- a CDS encoding LpxL/LpxP family acyltransferase — MVQKSDEWDGVTGGTTLGQKAMKVMLSILDVRIGYVLLAFVVPFYMLFHHKGYVAIYGYFRRRHGYGPLKSLLKTYRNHFLFGQAMLDRFAVYAGRAKFSVDNPDNPLFLAMLDRPEGCIVASAHVGNPELSGYLLSQQKKRINCLIYGGEAKEVQKNRIKILERNNIRAIPVSDDLSHIFLVNEALQGGEMVSMPCDRTLGSSKCVTCDFLGAPADFPIGAFVLAEQFGVPVLAMFVLKVSASGYRIHVSRIPSPAGGTKRERIESMTRAYAHELERIVRRYPEQWFNFYTFWKR; from the coding sequence ATGGTGCAGAAAAGCGACGAATGGGACGGCGTAACGGGCGGCACGACGCTCGGACAGAAGGCCATGAAGGTCATGCTGTCCATCCTCGACGTCCGCATCGGCTACGTCCTGCTGGCCTTCGTCGTCCCCTTCTATATGCTCTTTCATCACAAGGGTTACGTGGCCATCTACGGCTATTTTCGCCGTCGTCACGGCTATGGACCGCTGAAATCATTGCTCAAGACCTACCGCAACCATTTCCTTTTTGGTCAGGCCATGCTGGATCGGTTTGCGGTCTATGCTGGAAGGGCAAAATTCAGCGTCGATAACCCTGATAACCCGCTTTTTCTCGCCATGCTCGATCGGCCAGAGGGCTGCATCGTGGCCAGCGCCCATGTGGGCAATCCGGAGTTGAGTGGTTACCTGCTGAGTCAGCAGAAAAAGCGCATCAATTGCCTCATCTATGGCGGTGAAGCTAAGGAAGTGCAGAAAAATCGCATCAAAATATTGGAGCGGAATAACATCCGCGCCATCCCCGTATCGGACGATTTGTCGCACATCTTCCTCGTCAACGAGGCGTTACAAGGGGGCGAGATGGTAAGTATGCCGTGCGATCGCACGCTGGGCAGTAGCAAGTGTGTGACGTGCGACTTCCTCGGTGCGCCAGCTGACTTCCCCATCGGCGCATTCGTGTTGGCTGAGCAATTTGGGGTGCCTGTGCTGGCTATGTTCGTGCTGAAGGTCTCGGCCTCAGGCTATCGCATCCATGTTTCTCGCATCCCTTCGCCCGCAGGGGGAACAAAACGCGAACGCATCGAGTCCATGACCCGCGCCTATGCCCATGAACTCGAACGCATCGTGCGGCGTTACCCCGAACAATGGTTTAACTTTTATACGTTCTGGAAAAGATGA
- a CDS encoding pseudouridylate synthase has product MIRPFDILELLPQRPPFVMVDRLIYYDPVVARSEFTIRPDNIFCTGDGRVEEAALVEIIAQTCAARMGYREKTEPSRDGMVKIGFIGMIRPLHILRAPRIGEMLTTTVEVKEDIFSTTLVETVVEASGETIATCSMKIFLTDRVPTTA; this is encoded by the coding sequence GTGATTCGTCCCTTCGACATCCTCGAACTGCTGCCGCAGCGCCCACCTTTCGTTATGGTCGATCGGCTGATCTACTACGATCCTGTCGTGGCCCGATCTGAGTTTACTATCCGCCCCGACAACATCTTCTGCACCGGAGATGGACGCGTGGAAGAGGCTGCACTCGTGGAGATTATAGCCCAAACATGTGCTGCGAGGATGGGCTATCGCGAAAAGACGGAACCTTCACGCGATGGCATGGTCAAGATCGGCTTCATCGGCATGATCCGTCCGCTGCACATCCTCCGTGCGCCGCGCATAGGCGAGATGCTCACCACAACCGTCGAGGTGAAGGAGGACATCTTCTCCACCACACTCGTTGAGACTGTCGTCGAAGCGAGCGGTGAGACCATCGCCACGTGTAGCATGAAGATCTTCCTGACCGACCGTGTACCGACAACAGCTTAA
- a CDS encoding endonuclease/exonuclease/phosphatase family protein produces MKRFSLLCISLLLLLSTGACAKKKPREGAFQVMSYNVENLFDTSDDPHTNDNEFLPDGTRHWTQKRYRSHLEQTARVILAAGAWESPALVGLCEVENEAVLQQLIRHTQLRSEGYRSCITRGNDPRGINNALLYRQDRFRLLGWRSVRIPFADRAKRSRDLLHAWGRIASGDTLDVIVCHFPSRRNGRKASEPDRIDAARCVRRLCDSLGRSRRRPQLIVMGDFNDTPTDRSIHLMTDGGARHLRLTNLFSDPHRTGFAGSHYYRGAWAQLDQMLVSPLLAERVISARVFAPDFLLTDDGRRRSRRPHRIYNGFRYEGGFSDHLPIVATFR; encoded by the coding sequence ATGAAGCGCTTTTCACTGCTCTGCATCTCCCTGCTGCTACTCCTCTCCACGGGAGCCTGCGCGAAGAAAAAGCCACGCGAGGGCGCATTCCAAGTGATGAGTTACAACGTTGAGAACCTCTTCGATACGTCCGACGATCCGCATACGAACGACAACGAGTTCCTGCCCGATGGCACACGCCACTGGACACAGAAGCGCTACCGCAGCCATTTGGAACAGACGGCACGTGTCATTCTGGCAGCTGGTGCATGGGAGTCACCGGCCCTCGTGGGGCTGTGTGAGGTGGAGAACGAGGCCGTCCTCCAGCAGCTCATCCGCCATACGCAGCTGCGTAGTGAGGGCTACCGCAGTTGCATCACCCGCGGCAACGATCCGCGTGGCATCAACAATGCGCTGCTCTACCGTCAGGACCGATTCCGATTGCTCGGTTGGCGTTCCGTGCGCATCCCCTTTGCTGATCGTGCGAAACGCTCGCGCGACCTGCTTCACGCTTGGGGACGCATCGCCTCGGGGGATACGCTCGACGTCATCGTCTGCCATTTCCCCTCGCGTCGCAACGGTCGGAAGGCATCCGAACCGGATCGGATAGATGCTGCGCGATGCGTACGTCGGCTCTGCGACTCGCTCGGTCGTTCGCGTCGCCGCCCACAGCTGATCGTCATGGGCGACTTCAACGATACGCCCACAGATCGCAGCATCCACCTCATGACCGACGGCGGCGCACGTCATCTCCGCCTCACGAACCTCTTCTCCGATCCGCACCGGACAGGCTTCGCAGGCAGTCATTATTACCGCGGCGCATGGGCGCAGTTGGATCAAATGCTCGTCAGTCCCCTGCTGGCCGAACGCGTCATATCGGCACGTGTCTTTGCTCCTGACTTCCTGCTCACCGACGACGGTCGGCGTCGTTCCCGTCGCCCACATCGCATCTACAACGGCTTTCGCTACGAAGGCGGCTTCAGCGACCATCTGCCGATCGTGGCCACATTCCGATGA
- a CDS encoding phosphopantetheine-binding protein has protein sequence MEELILELKNEIINVLNLEGVKPEDIATDDELFGGGLGLDSIDALELIVLLEKNYGIKLKDPAQGKEIFRSVRTMAEFIQANRTK, from the coding sequence ATGGAAGAATTGATCTTAGAATTAAAGAACGAAATCATCAACGTCCTGAACCTCGAAGGCGTCAAGCCGGAGGACATCGCCACCGACGACGAGCTCTTTGGCGGCGGCCTCGGCCTCGACTCCATCGACGCCCTGGAGCTGATCGTGCTCCTGGAGAAGAACTACGGCATCAAGCTCAAAGACCCCGCACAGGGCAAAGAGATATTCCGCTCCGTCCGCACGATGGCCGAATTTATCCAAGCCAATCGCACGAAGTAG
- a CDS encoding beta-ketoacyl synthase N-terminal-like domain-containing protein, with product MENPSRPAMTTVFEATNIVSALGLTTDEVFDNIRQGRTGLSLQSDHFDLPEPFMASLIDRARLDEAFDRLHPPTWPDGAYTRFEQAAIVSADDALRQTDIDPTTLRVRFFLSTTKGNVHLLDPRETAGHSADQLYLWHTAYRIAHFFGNITPPLVISNACISGAAALIAARRELLAGRIDTAIVIGADMLSRFVVSGFQSFKALSPEPCRPFDADRTGLNLGEAASTVILTRRAVNNLEPSDVLLTDGAIRNDANHISGPSRTGEGCFRALRHILRHIPEERLTDEVAFVNAHGTATPYNDEMESVALTRAALDRVPVNSLKGYLGHTLGAAGVLETILAAESLRAGIALPTAGFHTLGVTHPIRVTNATAPITARRCIKMLSGFGGCNAALLVSLPDC from the coding sequence ATGGAAAATCCGTCACGGCCAGCTATGACCACCGTCTTTGAGGCCACTAACATCGTCTCTGCGCTCGGCTTAACGACCGACGAGGTGTTCGACAACATCCGTCAGGGACGCACCGGCCTGAGCCTGCAGTCTGACCACTTCGACTTGCCCGAACCGTTCATGGCGTCCCTCATCGACCGCGCACGACTGGACGAGGCTTTCGACCGACTGCATCCGCCTACCTGGCCAGACGGCGCCTATACCCGATTCGAGCAGGCAGCCATCGTTTCTGCGGATGACGCGCTCCGTCAGACGGACATCGACCCGACCACTTTGCGCGTCCGCTTCTTCCTCTCCACCACGAAGGGCAACGTCCATCTGCTCGACCCACGTGAGACGGCTGGCCACAGCGCCGACCAACTCTACCTCTGGCACACCGCCTACCGCATTGCGCATTTCTTCGGCAATATCACGCCCCCGCTCGTCATCTCCAACGCCTGCATCTCCGGTGCCGCTGCACTCATTGCGGCTCGTCGCGAACTGTTGGCGGGTCGCATCGATACGGCCATCGTCATCGGCGCAGACATGCTTTCGCGCTTCGTCGTCTCGGGCTTCCAATCCTTCAAAGCGCTTTCCCCCGAGCCCTGTCGGCCCTTCGACGCCGATCGGACGGGCTTGAACCTCGGCGAGGCGGCCTCCACCGTCATCCTTACCCGTCGAGCCGTGAACAATCTGGAGCCCTCCGACGTGCTGCTCACCGATGGAGCCATCCGCAACGACGCCAACCACATCTCCGGCCCTTCGCGAACGGGCGAAGGGTGCTTCCGTGCCCTCCGGCACATCCTCCGCCACATCCCCGAGGAACGCCTCACGGACGAGGTCGCTTTCGTCAATGCCCACGGCACAGCCACGCCTTACAACGACGAGATGGAGTCCGTCGCCCTCACCCGTGCCGCCCTCGACCGCGTGCCCGTGAACAGCCTCAAGGGTTATCTGGGTCACACGCTGGGTGCCGCCGGTGTGCTTGAGACCATCCTCGCCGCGGAGTCTTTGCGCGCAGGCATCGCGCTCCCTACCGCCGGTTTCCACACGCTCGGAGTCACTCACCCGATCCGTGTCACCAACGCCACGGCGCCCATCACGGCCCGCCGCTGCATCAAAATGCTCTCCGGTTTTGGCGGATGCAACGCCGCCCTACTCGTTTCCCTTCCTGACTGCTGA
- a CDS encoding phospho-sugar mutase, whose product MENSELLEIVRKKAQVWLGPEYDEETRREVQALLDKDDPTDLIEAFYKDLEFGTGGLRGIMGVGTNRMNIYTVGAATQGLSNYLKKEFAELPQIKVVIGHDCRNNSRRFAEISADIFSANGIKVYLFDALRPTPETSYAIRHLGCQSGIIITASHNPKEYNGYKAYWDDGAQMIAPHDKNTIAEVNKIRNASDIHFHGDKSLIEIIGAEMDERYIRDLTAISLSPDVIRRQHDMKIVYTPIHGTGTHIIPKALQAFGFTNVIHVPEQDVISGDFPTVISPNPEEAAALRLAVEKARETDAELVLASDPDADRVGSAVKNEAGEWVLLNGNQNAILYVYYLLTRWKETGRLTGREYIVKTIVTSETIRAIAERNGVEMYDVYTGFKWIADIMRRNEGKKQFIGGGEESYGFLCEDFVRDKDAVSGCCMLAEIAAWAKDRGLTLYRLLQEIYREYGYSKEVNISVVKKGKSGAEEIEAMMTRFRNNPPTDLAGSKVVTLYDYSSLKGHSFTDGENFSLHMPTTSNVLQYYTEDQTKVSIRPSGTEPKIKFYIEVHVPHIRSVEDLHAAEAHALEKVEAIKASLGI is encoded by the coding sequence ATGGAGAATTCGGAATTATTGGAAATCGTGAGAAAGAAAGCTCAGGTCTGGCTGGGCCCGGAGTATGACGAAGAGACCCGTCGCGAGGTGCAAGCCCTGCTCGACAAGGACGACCCGACGGACCTCATCGAGGCCTTCTACAAAGACTTGGAGTTCGGCACCGGAGGCCTGCGCGGCATCATGGGCGTGGGCACCAATCGCATGAACATCTACACCGTGGGAGCCGCCACGCAAGGCCTCTCGAACTACCTGAAGAAGGAGTTCGCGGAACTGCCGCAGATTAAGGTTGTCATCGGCCATGACTGTCGAAACAACAGCCGTCGATTCGCTGAGATTTCGGCCGATATATTCTCAGCCAACGGCATCAAGGTTTACCTCTTCGACGCCCTCCGTCCGACGCCCGAGACCTCGTATGCCATTCGCCATCTTGGTTGCCAGAGCGGCATCATCATCACAGCCTCGCACAATCCCAAGGAATACAACGGCTACAAGGCCTATTGGGACGACGGCGCACAGATGATCGCACCGCACGACAAGAACACCATCGCCGAGGTGAACAAGATCCGCAACGCCTCCGACATCCACTTCCATGGCGATAAGTCGCTCATCGAAATCATCGGCGCAGAGATGGATGAGCGCTACATCCGTGATCTGACCGCCATCTCGCTCTCTCCCGACGTTATCCGTCGTCAGCACGACATGAAGATCGTCTACACGCCCATTCATGGCACGGGGACGCACATCATCCCCAAAGCGCTCCAGGCCTTCGGCTTCACTAACGTGATCCACGTGCCAGAGCAGGACGTGATCAGTGGTGACTTCCCCACCGTCATCTCGCCCAATCCTGAAGAGGCGGCTGCGTTACGCTTAGCTGTCGAGAAGGCGCGTGAGACGGACGCGGAGCTCGTGTTAGCCTCCGACCCTGACGCCGACCGTGTCGGATCGGCCGTCAAGAACGAGGCAGGCGAGTGGGTGCTTTTGAACGGCAATCAGAACGCCATCCTGTACGTCTACTACCTCCTCACCCGATGGAAAGAGACAGGTCGGCTCACTGGGCGGGAGTATATCGTCAAAACGATCGTCACGTCCGAGACCATCCGGGCTATCGCAGAGCGTAATGGCGTGGAGATGTACGACGTCTACACGGGCTTCAAATGGATCGCCGACATTATGCGTCGCAATGAGGGCAAGAAGCAATTCATTGGTGGAGGCGAGGAGAGCTACGGCTTCCTTTGTGAGGACTTTGTGCGCGACAAAGACGCGGTATCCGGCTGTTGCATGCTCGCCGAGATCGCGGCATGGGCTAAGGATCGGGGCTTGACACTTTATCGTCTGCTTCAGGAGATCTATCGCGAGTACGGTTACTCGAAGGAGGTGAACATCTCAGTGGTGAAGAAGGGTAAGAGCGGCGCCGAGGAGATCGAGGCCATGATGACCCGTTTCCGCAACAATCCACCGACCGATTTGGCTGGGTCTAAGGTGGTCACACTCTACGATTACTCGTCGTTGAAGGGACACAGCTTTACCGACGGTGAGAATTTCTCACTCCACATGCCAACCACGTCGAACGTGCTCCAGTATTACACGGAGGATCAGACGAAGGTCTCTATCCGCCCATCTGGCACGGAACCTAAGATCAAGTTCTATATCGAGGTGCACGTGCCCCATATCCGTTCTGTGGAAGACTTGCATGCCGCCGAGGCACATGCCTTGGAGAAGGTGGAGGCCATCAAGGCTTCGCTCGGTATCTGA